The following proteins come from a genomic window of Bacteroidales bacterium:
- a CDS encoding 1-acyl-sn-glycerol-3-phosphate acyltransferase has protein sequence MSKKFEHIRAYEDSDVDTILQQLADDNDLRQSISFLPEDFSKIFSQLQEIKTIRDFQQRIIYPFANWIVQKTVEELTYSGIENLHADVPYLFISNHRDIVMDPMLINYVLYRSHFPTTQIGIGNNLLIKPWIEKIVRLNKSFVVYRNLKGKRLFFELKQLSEYIKYTLIEKKESVWIAQREGRAKNGIDETQLSLLKMLNLSFRNNKGYYHIVPVTFSYEFDPCDALKAVELSKACEGLSMNKNPEDDLLHMKLGLLENKGNVHVHFDKPLYIELPIENQFLKKIKLALDENIQKNQRCFSTHLYAYWKIFDPNYPLRSNDFERARQYFEQQKNKYKLTESMERFLLLPYAHSARNCFSKNSSFNKLEDNQRK, from the coding sequence ATGAGTAAAAAATTTGAGCATATCAGAGCTTACGAAGACAGTGATGTCGACACGATTTTACAGCAACTTGCCGATGATAACGATCTGCGCCAATCAATCTCTTTTTTACCCGAAGACTTTTCTAAAATTTTTTCCCAATTACAGGAAATTAAAACCATACGCGATTTTCAGCAAAGAATAATTTACCCTTTTGCCAACTGGATCGTACAAAAAACTGTCGAGGAACTCACATATAGCGGTATTGAAAACCTCCATGCCGATGTTCCCTACTTATTTATTTCCAATCACAGAGACATAGTCATGGACCCCATGTTAATTAATTATGTTCTATATCGATCCCATTTTCCGACCACCCAAATAGGAATAGGAAACAATCTTCTCATCAAACCATGGATAGAAAAAATTGTGCGTTTAAATAAATCATTTGTTGTCTATAGAAATTTGAAAGGAAAAAGACTTTTTTTTGAACTCAAGCAATTATCAGAATACATCAAATATACTTTGATTGAGAAAAAAGAATCTGTATGGATTGCCCAACGTGAAGGGAGAGCCAAAAATGGCATAGATGAAACACAACTCTCTTTGCTTAAAATGTTGAATCTATCATTCAGAAATAATAAAGGTTATTATCACATAGTCCCTGTCACTTTTAGTTATGAATTTGATCCGTGTGATGCCCTAAAGGCTGTTGAGCTAAGCAAAGCATGTGAAGGATTATCAATGAATAAAAACCCTGAAGACGACCTACTTCACATGAAACTTGGCCTTTTAGAAAATAAAGGTAATGTTCACGTTCATTTTGATAAACCTCTCTACATAGAATTACCCATTGAAAACCAATTCTTAAAAAAAATTAAACTTGCTCTCGACGAAAATATTCAGAAAAATCAACGCTGTTTTTCTACTCATTTGTATGCATACTGGAAGATCTTCGATCCAAATTATCCCCTTCGTTCAAATGATTTTGAAAGGGCTCGTCAGTACTTTGAACAGCAAAAGAATAAATATAAACTCACTGAAAGCATGGAACGATTTCTCCTATTGCCTTATGCGCATTCTGCAAGAAATTGCTTCAGTAAAAATTCCTCTTTCAATAAACTAGAAGATAATCAACGCAAGTGA
- a CDS encoding TonB-dependent receptor, producing MKGNLFVLLIFTSWFKIYSQYEIQGEIRDAHTGKPLVGAQIMVHETFIGTYSDYSGKFVIKLKKDPPIKLIVSYLGYFNDTVIIKKLPENNIIVDLQPRSYLTQEVVIQGIRLGGREIPTFTMLNQQQIEQKNFGTDIPTVLNLLPSVTVNTDAGTGIGYTNIWIRGTDQARINVTLNGVPYNDPESHGVFWVDIPDLLSSARDLQVQRGVGTSTNGTASFGASININTMDFNPDSYATLLLRAGSYKTYGSTLRFGTGLLNQHWVIDGRASYLHSDGYIDRAFAQLQSFQINSGWFGARDILRFMVLRGQEKTYQAWYGVPKDSLKTNRTYNPYTYKNEIDFYQQGHYHLVYSHQFSEFFSSSVTAFLTTGFGYYEQYKENQELTEYRLPLIVIENDTITQTDLIRRKFLDNDFYGFVYSLDYNSHQKWTLNVGGTISRYDGRHFGRLIWMKYAGPIKVDHEYYRAYGLKDDGSFYAKFSMNPNKNLSTFIDVQIRGIQHKIWGLDDEVGNLNLKKTYVFLNPKTGISYNLNQWKFFIYWGMASREPTRYMLVEADSGQIPVPEHLYDLEMVIQKKGNTYTFQLNPFYMLYRNQFVQTGEINSVGVPVYVNVPHSYRTGIEFLGQWKPLSKLTWDFNLTYSLNKMKNVTIYIDNWDTWSQDSAFFESTDISFSPPYIFNSQLTYELTKFLTLGLETKHVARQYIDLTSSKERSLDPYTVFNFNIGFHFSPQWSKGIDISVSLRNIFSEKYETNAWVYRYISGGAEQVMDGYFPQAPLHVFGLLQVKF from the coding sequence ATGAAAGGAAATTTGTTTGTTTTACTGATTTTCACGAGTTGGTTTAAAATTTATAGTCAATACGAGATTCAGGGTGAAATTCGTGATGCCCATACAGGCAAACCTCTAGTTGGTGCGCAGATTATGGTTCACGAAACATTCATTGGAACATATTCAGACTATAGTGGTAAGTTTGTCATAAAGCTTAAAAAAGATCCTCCCATCAAGCTAATCGTTTCCTATCTTGGTTACTTTAACGACACAGTCATTATAAAAAAATTACCTGAAAACAATATCATAGTGGATCTGCAACCCAGGTCGTACCTTACACAGGAGGTTGTAATTCAAGGTATTCGCTTGGGTGGAAGAGAGATTCCCACCTTTACTATGCTCAATCAGCAACAAATAGAGCAAAAAAATTTTGGCACAGATATCCCCACTGTTTTAAATTTACTTCCATCAGTGACTGTAAATACTGATGCTGGAACTGGAATAGGGTATACGAACATATGGATTCGTGGTACGGATCAGGCTCGAATCAACGTAACTTTAAACGGAGTCCCCTATAACGATCCTGAATCTCATGGAGTTTTTTGGGTAGATATTCCTGATCTTCTCTCTTCTGCTAGGGATTTACAAGTGCAACGTGGTGTAGGAACTTCAACTAATGGAACAGCATCTTTTGGAGCATCCATTAACATCAATACCATGGATTTCAATCCTGATTCCTACGCTACTTTACTACTACGCGCCGGTAGTTACAAAACGTATGGTTCGACCTTGCGTTTCGGTACAGGCCTTTTAAATCAACATTGGGTTATAGATGGAAGAGCATCATATTTACATAGTGATGGATACATTGATCGAGCTTTTGCCCAACTTCAATCCTTCCAGATCAACAGTGGTTGGTTTGGAGCTAGAGATATTTTGCGTTTTATGGTGCTACGTGGCCAGGAAAAAACTTATCAAGCATGGTATGGGGTACCTAAAGATTCTCTTAAAACCAATCGCACATATAATCCTTATACATATAAAAATGAAATCGATTTTTATCAACAAGGGCATTATCATCTGGTTTATTCACATCAATTTAGTGAATTTTTTTCCTCTTCGGTTACAGCGTTCCTGACTACAGGCTTTGGATATTATGAGCAATATAAAGAAAATCAAGAATTAACCGAATATCGATTGCCTTTGATAGTGATTGAAAATGACACAATTACTCAGACTGATCTTATTCGAAGAAAATTTCTCGATAATGATTTTTATGGTTTTGTGTATTCACTAGATTACAATTCTCATCAAAAATGGACTTTGAATGTAGGTGGAACCATTTCACGTTATGATGGCAGACATTTTGGTCGCCTCATTTGGATGAAATATGCTGGACCTATTAAAGTCGATCACGAATATTATCGAGCTTATGGACTTAAAGATGATGGAAGTTTTTATGCAAAATTTAGCATGAACCCTAACAAAAATCTTAGCACTTTTATTGACGTACAGATACGGGGTATTCAGCATAAAATATGGGGCCTAGATGATGAGGTAGGGAACCTCAATTTGAAAAAAACATACGTTTTTTTGAATCCTAAAACGGGAATTTCTTATAACTTAAATCAATGGAAATTTTTTATCTATTGGGGCATGGCTTCTCGTGAACCAACTCGTTACATGCTCGTCGAAGCTGATTCAGGTCAAATTCCTGTACCTGAGCATTTATATGATCTTGAAATGGTAATACAGAAGAAGGGTAACACATACACATTTCAACTCAATCCTTTCTACATGTTGTATCGTAATCAATTTGTTCAAACAGGTGAAATTAACAGTGTAGGGGTTCCGGTTTACGTTAATGTACCTCACAGTTATCGCACCGGTATAGAGTTTTTAGGACAATGGAAACCATTAAGTAAGTTAACATGGGACTTTAATCTGACATATTCTCTTAATAAAATGAAAAATGTTACCATCTATATTGACAATTGGGATACATGGTCACAAGATAGTGCATTTTTTGAATCTACTGACATCAGTTTCTCTCCACCTTACATCTTTAACTCACAACTTACGTATGAACTTACGAAATTTTTGACGTTGGGTCTTGAAACTAAACATGTAGCACGTCAGTATATTGATCTCACTTCAAGCAAAGAACGTTCGTTAGATCCATATACTGTTTTTAACTTTAATATTGGATTTCATTTCAGTCCACAATGGTCAAAAGGTATTGATATTAGCGTTTCTTTGCGAAACATTTTTTCGGAGAAATATGAGACCAATGCATGGGTCTATCGATATATTTCTGGTGGTGCAGAACAAGTCATGGATGGATATTTTCCTCAAGCTCCTCTTCACGTTTTTGGCCTATTGCAAGTGAAATTTTAG
- the hydE gene encoding [FeFe] hydrogenase H-cluster radical SAM maturase HydE: MELKSILEKTHFNIEEIEHLLSLNDEDAQLLFQKAHEVRLQEIGNKVYMRGLIELSNHCMKDCFYCGIRRSNHTIDRYVMTDEEVYAAAEYAYKNNFGSIVIQGGELSSPAWVERIERLIRGIKQIGDKSLGITLSLGEQEEETYRRWFEAGSHRYLLRIETSDQELFHQIHPVDGYHTYERRLECLYTLKKIGYQVGTGVMIGLPGQTIRSLARDLLFMKEFDIDMCGMGPYIEHKNTPMYQRKHELLPPYERFMLSIKMVACLRLLMRDINIAATTAMETLHPSGRLMAFKAGANIVMPNITPEKYHDKYWLYENKAGSKQQIELLKIRITQEIYKAGLEPGFGQWGDSKHFQKRQQTH, translated from the coding sequence ATGGAATTGAAATCAATTTTAGAAAAGACCCATTTTAATATTGAAGAGATTGAGCATTTACTCTCTTTAAATGACGAGGATGCTCAGTTATTGTTTCAGAAAGCTCACGAAGTTAGACTTCAAGAAATTGGAAATAAAGTTTACATGCGTGGGCTAATTGAGTTATCTAACCATTGCATGAAAGATTGTTTTTATTGCGGCATTCGGCGAAGCAATCATACGATTGATCGTTATGTAATGACAGATGAAGAGGTATATGCAGCCGCTGAATATGCGTATAAAAATAATTTTGGATCCATAGTGATTCAAGGCGGGGAGTTATCGTCTCCTGCATGGGTAGAGAGAATTGAAAGACTGATAAGAGGAATTAAGCAAATTGGAGATAAAAGTCTTGGCATTACTCTTTCCCTTGGTGAGCAGGAAGAAGAGACGTATCGGCGTTGGTTCGAAGCTGGATCTCATCGCTATTTGTTGCGTATTGAAACTTCTGATCAAGAACTTTTTCATCAAATACATCCAGTGGATGGATATCATACATATGAAAGAAGGCTTGAATGTTTATATACGTTGAAAAAAATTGGTTATCAAGTGGGAACAGGTGTGATGATAGGCTTGCCAGGACAGACTATTCGTTCTCTTGCGCGGGATCTTCTTTTTATGAAGGAATTCGACATCGACATGTGTGGGATGGGTCCTTACATTGAGCACAAAAACACCCCCATGTATCAACGAAAACATGAACTTTTGCCACCTTATGAAAGGTTTATGCTTTCGATTAAAATGGTGGCGTGCTTGCGACTTTTAATGAGAGACATTAATATAGCTGCTACGACAGCCATGGAGACATTACATCCATCAGGACGACTCATGGCTTTTAAAGCTGGTGCCAATATTGTGATGCCCAACATAACCCCGGAAAAATATCATGATAAATATTGGCTCTACGAAAACAAAGCCGGAAGTAAACAACAAATAGAATTGTTAAAGATTCGCATTACGCAAGAAATTTATAAAGCTGGCTTAGAACCCGGTTTTGGTCAGTGGGGAGATTCAAAGCATTTTCAAAAACGCCAGCAAACACATTGA
- a CDS encoding TlpA family protein disulfide reductase — translation MNMHKIIHFFVLILGIFNFSFCQNSNNSGKFTLEINFDRKPKEKYVYFWKIRGFEEEIIDSIPISGFKAILTRDTIPETGEYRISTSLNDDGWYIIIHRESTIQLRITTNNKLIIRNSQENSLYSYLQRFQDKLDSLETRGNYYYQTGRYDQLVQVKENIKRLLHNYTRVLDSMKQLYPQSFAVKVQYASIPPLFDDYKKKNPDHGYRNEYHFLQRRLFDRIDKQDSSLVNTRVIARAVEFYLNNLLDSATEENYKKACDFILSTFSWNNTQFNFVLHLLMNTFEDSPFEGVYLHLYDLYYHHSNCEGGIPDAYERRAFSLRNLKPGMQAPVLEGLDPNGNKVSLSDYLGKKVLIIFWNSQCEHCHHQLPEVLSYVETIPDLVVLSFSLDEDKDAWVKGIRELHLPMPSITDLKGYEGENAIRWAVFGTPLFFVVDFEGKIIAKPKNMDELKKSLK, via the coding sequence ATGAATATGCATAAAATTATACATTTTTTTGTTTTAATTTTGGGGATCTTTAATTTTTCGTTCTGTCAGAATTCTAATAACTCTGGTAAATTCACTCTAGAGATTAATTTCGATAGAAAGCCAAAGGAAAAATATGTTTATTTTTGGAAAATCAGAGGTTTTGAGGAGGAAATCATAGACAGCATCCCCATTTCTGGATTCAAAGCGATCTTAACTCGAGATACTATCCCCGAAACAGGAGAATATCGAATAAGCACAAGCCTGAACGATGATGGTTGGTATATCATTATTCATCGAGAGTCCACTATTCAATTACGAATTACAACTAACAATAAACTGATCATCAGAAATTCACAGGAAAATTCCTTATACAGTTACCTTCAACGCTTTCAAGATAAACTTGATAGCTTGGAAACTCGTGGAAACTACTATTATCAAACTGGTCGATACGATCAACTGGTTCAGGTGAAAGAAAATATAAAAAGGTTACTTCACAATTACACACGAGTTCTTGATTCTATGAAACAATTGTATCCCCAATCGTTTGCAGTGAAAGTTCAATATGCATCTATTCCACCACTTTTTGATGATTATAAGAAAAAAAATCCCGATCATGGTTATCGCAATGAGTACCATTTTCTTCAGCGAAGGTTGTTCGACAGAATAGACAAACAGGATTCAAGTCTGGTCAACACTCGTGTTATTGCTCGAGCTGTGGAATTTTATTTAAACAATTTACTTGATTCGGCAACGGAAGAAAATTATAAAAAGGCTTGCGATTTCATTCTGAGTACTTTTTCATGGAACAACACGCAGTTTAATTTTGTCTTGCATTTACTCATGAATACTTTTGAAGACAGCCCTTTTGAGGGTGTTTACCTTCATCTTTACGATTTGTACTACCATCATAGCAATTGCGAAGGAGGGATTCCAGATGCTTACGAAAGAAGAGCTTTTTCGCTTCGTAATCTTAAACCCGGTATGCAAGCTCCTGTTTTAGAAGGCTTAGATCCAAATGGAAATAAAGTATCATTGTCTGATTATTTAGGTAAAAAAGTACTTATCATTTTTTGGAATTCCCAATGTGAACATTGTCATCATCAATTGCCAGAAGTTTTGTCTTATGTTGAAACTATTCCAGATCTTGTTGTGTTGAGTTTTTCATTGGATGAGGATAAAGACGCATGGGTGAAAGGTATCCGTGAACTACATCTTCCTATGCCATCGATCACCGATCTAAAAGGTTATGAAGGTGAAAATGCCATTCGTTGGGCCGTGTTTGGAACTCCTTTGTTTTTTGTGGTTGATTTTGAAGGTAAAATCATAGCTAAACCTAAAAATATGGACGAACTTAAAAAATCCTTAAAATGA
- a CDS encoding N-acetylmuramoyl-L-alanine amidase, translated as MKNWFLILCFSYALLHGQKNDTWVVVLDPGHGGKDPGATGKLLQEKQIVLDVALRLEKYLLTMPDVKVILTRKKDIFLPLHERASIANKNQADLFVSIHCNASKKKDVKGFEIFVMGMDKSDENLEVAMKENSVVTMEENYQSVYKGIDPNSAEAYIIFSNLQSIYLQKSLQAATIIKKHFEQLTHFDNRGIKQAPFFVLWKTTMPSVLIELEFISNAEQEKLLAKDSVKEKLAYAIYKALVEYRNQIQGTEINPVEMFSIQSTQHNIVYLVQFASLKTPLDTSHEKFRNFRPISVEKQGSYYVYFSGKFSSNNEADKHKKWIISQGYKDAIVVSRKVKK; from the coding sequence ATGAAAAACTGGTTTTTAATTCTTTGTTTTTCATATGCATTATTACATGGGCAAAAAAATGATACGTGGGTAGTTGTTTTGGATCCTGGTCACGGAGGCAAGGATCCTGGAGCCACCGGTAAGTTACTTCAAGAAAAACAAATAGTCCTTGATGTTGCATTGCGATTGGAAAAGTATTTGCTTACCATGCCGGATGTAAAAGTAATCTTAACGCGGAAAAAGGATATTTTTTTACCATTGCATGAAAGGGCTAGTATAGCTAATAAAAACCAAGCTGACTTGTTTGTTTCCATCCATTGTAATGCCAGCAAAAAAAAGGACGTAAAAGGTTTTGAAATTTTCGTTATGGGAATGGATAAATCTGATGAAAACTTAGAAGTTGCCATGAAAGAAAATTCTGTTGTGACCATGGAAGAAAACTATCAATCTGTTTACAAGGGCATTGATCCCAATTCAGCGGAAGCATATATCATATTCAGTAATCTTCAAAGTATCTATTTGCAAAAGAGTTTACAGGCTGCAACCATCATCAAAAAGCATTTTGAACAACTGACTCATTTTGATAATCGAGGAATTAAACAAGCTCCTTTTTTTGTATTATGGAAAACAACAATGCCATCTGTGCTTATCGAGCTTGAATTTATTTCAAATGCGGAGCAAGAAAAGCTTCTTGCTAAGGATTCTGTCAAAGAAAAGTTAGCTTATGCAATTTATAAAGCTTTAGTTGAATATAGAAATCAGATTCAAGGAACGGAAATTAATCCTGTTGAAATGTTTTCTATTCAAAGTACACAACATAATATTGTTTACCTAGTTCAGTTTGCTAGCTTGAAAACACCTTTGGATACAAGCCATGAAAAATTTAGAAATTTTAGACCTATCTCTGTTGAAAAACAAGGAAGTTATTATGTTTATTTTTCGGGAAAGTTTTCCAGCAATAACGAAGCCGATAAACACAAAAAATGGATCATTTCTCAAGGGTACAAAGATGCCATAGTTGTGAGCAGAAAAGTCAAAAAATGA
- a CDS encoding putative LPS assembly protein LptD, translated as MKNTAFLFFMLFIMTAGFAQEMSSDTFPMSNLIPNPIHYSCDDSLIYEFKEKKVCLYGKAHVEYEDIVLDAGCICIDFGQSKLIAKGIIDSSGKYVQHPILKDKEREVKTDSLWYYFETKKGFIYNIHSEEAGGYLHGEKIKQLNDSIYLVKRGAFTTCELEHPHYSICFDKARVERNHHILTGTIWLEVEDIPTPLALPFGYFPNQKKRSSGFLIPSYGESANRGFFLENGGYYFGISDYIDLALRGDIYSRGSWAAKIYSNYKKRYKFEGSLNLNYAINVFGEKFTSQYQRHKDVFIRWQHQQDPRARPRSRFSANVQAGSSNYTTFNPSSANDYLSSNYSSSIAYSTQLSSAFNLAITANHSQNKQTHQFAITLPDLLLTSSRWYPFRNPQKPSLRFKWLEKINTSYMFQAKNSLETLDTLLFSSFSPNNFNYGIKHHIPFYLPLNLFRVITWNTSCSFTEKWYFRTIRKRYDNQLDSILTDTLREFKPVHEIALNSNFSTQFFTFILYKKGPIQAIRHVFTPNIGFSWRPDYTTSIWRYYRYFVPPSSTQAIPYSIFTNPIFGAPPSGKAALITFNFNNNLEMKVKSKNDTITGTKKITLVDYFNINFSYNLAADSLRWSTVNMSGRTAIVKGLDIRYTAQFDPYAVDSLGKNLNTLEWTANRRLLRKNSSNVILSLNYSINQSTFIKNKKAQDTTFYIPTWSLTISYTFQYTENLLVGITKPYQRIQTLSITGDFKPTRNWRMSFMTGYDFINKGLSYTSINIHRDLHCWEIIFNWIPTGFRKSYNFTLRVKSPILQDLKITKKTDFRDYY; from the coding sequence GTGAAAAACACGGCTTTTTTATTTTTCATGCTGTTCATCATGACGGCAGGATTTGCCCAAGAAATGAGTAGCGATACCTTCCCTATGTCAAATCTTATACCAAATCCCATACACTATTCCTGCGATGATTCTTTAATTTATGAATTCAAAGAAAAGAAAGTTTGTCTTTATGGTAAAGCTCATGTCGAATATGAAGACATTGTTCTAGACGCTGGATGTATTTGCATTGACTTTGGACAAAGCAAACTCATAGCCAAAGGTATCATAGATAGTAGTGGGAAGTATGTTCAGCATCCCATTTTAAAAGACAAAGAAAGAGAGGTCAAAACAGATAGTTTATGGTATTATTTTGAAACCAAGAAAGGATTTATTTATAACATTCACAGTGAAGAAGCTGGTGGCTACCTACATGGAGAAAAAATTAAACAACTGAATGATTCTATTTATCTTGTTAAACGTGGTGCTTTTACCACATGTGAGTTGGAACATCCTCATTATAGCATTTGTTTCGACAAAGCAAGGGTAGAACGCAACCATCATATTTTGACCGGTACCATCTGGCTTGAAGTAGAGGATATACCTACGCCTCTTGCTCTGCCTTTTGGATATTTTCCTAATCAGAAAAAACGATCATCGGGTTTTCTTATACCATCTTACGGAGAAAGTGCTAACCGTGGCTTTTTTCTCGAAAATGGAGGATATTATTTTGGGATTAGCGATTATATTGATCTTGCTCTAAGGGGCGATATTTATTCTCGAGGAAGCTGGGCTGCTAAGATTTATAGCAATTACAAAAAACGATACAAGTTTGAAGGATCTCTTAACTTAAATTATGCTATCAACGTATTTGGTGAGAAATTCACTAGCCAATATCAGCGTCACAAGGATGTTTTCATTCGATGGCAACACCAACAAGATCCACGCGCCCGTCCTCGAAGTCGTTTTTCAGCTAATGTTCAGGCAGGTTCTTCCAACTATACTACCTTCAATCCATCTAGTGCCAACGACTACCTTAGCTCAAACTATTCTTCATCCATTGCCTATTCGACTCAACTTTCTTCTGCTTTCAATCTCGCCATCACGGCCAATCATTCTCAAAATAAGCAAACTCATCAATTTGCCATTACACTACCGGATCTGCTTTTAACTAGCTCTCGATGGTACCCTTTCCGCAATCCTCAAAAGCCATCCTTACGGTTTAAATGGCTTGAAAAAATAAATACATCCTACATGTTTCAAGCAAAAAACTCATTGGAAACCTTAGACACACTTCTTTTTTCATCTTTTAGTCCTAACAATTTCAATTATGGCATAAAACATCATATCCCTTTTTACCTTCCCCTAAACCTTTTCCGAGTAATAACGTGGAACACTTCTTGTTCATTTACAGAAAAATGGTATTTTCGGACCATTCGAAAACGCTACGATAATCAATTAGACAGCATTCTGACCGACACGTTAAGGGAATTTAAGCCCGTTCACGAGATAGCTCTTAATTCAAATTTCTCCACCCAATTCTTCACATTTATTTTATATAAAAAAGGCCCTATACAAGCTATCCGACACGTTTTCACACCGAACATTGGCTTTTCATGGCGACCAGATTACACCACATCCATATGGCGATACTATCGATATTTCGTGCCACCATCTTCGACACAAGCAATTCCATATTCTATTTTCACCAATCCTATTTTTGGCGCACCACCTTCAGGAAAAGCAGCTTTGATCACCTTTAATTTTAATAACAATTTGGAAATGAAAGTAAAATCAAAAAATGATACCATCACTGGTACAAAAAAAATTACTCTGGTAGATTATTTTAACATTAATTTCTCTTATAATTTAGCTGCCGATAGTCTACGCTGGTCTACGGTCAACATGAGTGGTAGAACCGCCATAGTCAAAGGATTAGACATTCGATACACAGCACAATTTGATCCCTACGCCGTTGATAGTCTTGGTAAAAATCTCAATACACTTGAGTGGACAGCAAATCGACGCTTGCTTAGGAAAAACTCCTCCAATGTCATCCTTAGCTTGAATTATAGCATTAATCAAAGCACATTCATCAAAAATAAAAAAGCGCAAGATACTACATTTTACATACCAACCTGGTCACTTACCATTTCATATACGTTTCAATATACTGAAAATTTATTAGTAGGGATTACTAAGCCGTACCAAAGAATTCAAACACTCTCTATCACAGGTGATTTCAAACCAACTCGTAATTGGCGCATGAGTTTCATGACAGGTTATGATTTTATCAACAAGGGGTTGAGTTACACCAGTATCAACATTCACCGCGACCTTCACTGTTGGGAAATTATTTTCAATTGGATTCCCACTGGATTTCGCAAAAGTTATAATTTTACCTTGCGTGTTAAATCTCCTATACTACAAGATCTAAAAATTACCAAGAAAACAGATTTCAGGGACTACTACTAA